In Electrophorus electricus isolate fEleEle1 chromosome 1, fEleEle1.pri, whole genome shotgun sequence, a single window of DNA contains:
- the LOC113582208 gene encoding uncharacterized protein LOC113582208: MGAAEETQHRPPEDGSRPAVDSHTWTCTGRVPPHHTPSGTHLGEERAEQQAEPRIPTGGPAAGEHVPGSASGTPLTCAVPANNREQLWNNKQRVTNARSLPSLTPVVPTPPLPSVQARDAQHPFANRKAQPTTLKSFKARFRPSRWSETPEDRQRKTERRGQNGEKVGQTPARRPPLLLLDDKGVTHSFQCWIRRPRATWPTYTGPSAPVPPSFAHGGQGQ; this comes from the coding sequence ATGGGAGCCGCTGAGGAAACTCAACATCGCCCTCCAGAGGACGGCTCCCGCCCTGCTGTGGACTCTCACACGTGGACATGCACTGGGAGAGTCCCCCCTCATCACACGCCCAGCGGCACACACCTGGGAGAGGAAAGAGCCGAACAGCAGGCGGAGCCGAGGATCCCCACGGGCGGCCCAGCGGCTGGCGAGCACGTGCCCGGTTCTGCAAGCGGAACTCCCCTCACCTGCGCCGTCCCCGCCAACAATCGGGAACAACTTTGGAATAACAAGCAGCGAGTGACAAATGCAAGAAGCCTACCATCTCTCACCCCGGTGGTACCTACACCCCCTCTCCCTTCTGTTCAAGCACGAGATGCGCAGCATCCTTTTGCCAACCGAAAAGCTCAGCCAACAACCCTTAAGAGCTTCAAGGCGAGATTCCGGCCTTCCAGGTGGTCAGAGACGCCCGAGGACAGGCAGAGGAAGACTGAAAGGAGAGGCCAGAACGGAGAGAAAGTGGGACAGACCCCAGCGCGTAGACCTCCCCTGCTCCTGTTAGACGATAAGGGGGTCACCCACAGCTTCCAGTGCTGGATCAGGAGGCCCAGAGCCACCTGGCCCACATACACAGGCCCCTCTGCTCCAGTCCCCCCCTCCTTCGCCCACGGTGGACAAGGACAGTGA